The following DNA comes from Bryobacteraceae bacterium.
ACCGTTCGACTTTGGGCAGCACCCACAGCGTCCAGTCATACGCGCGCTGGACGACGAGCGTTGGTTCGGGCATGGTTCATGGTAGCGGAAAAAATTTTCGAGCAAAGGGGGCTCACGCCGCCCCCTTTGCAAACCCCGGCGCTGGTGTCCCATACTCCAGCTTCACGGAACGAAGGGAGAGAGGGAAAAGGAAAAAGCATAAAACCTTAAGGGAATTCCCCGGCGCATCGGAACCCGAGGACGTTGTACCGGAACACCGGACCGACGCCGTTGTACCGGTACGACGCGCGGACGATCCTAGGATCGTTGCTCCAGGAGCCCCCGCGCAACACACGCCTCGAACCGGTCTGCGGGCCCTTCGGGTCTCTGGCAGCACCCGCTTGATAACTGTCGGCCCAATAGTCCTCCACCCACTCCCAGACACTTCCCAACATGTCATACAAACCCCAGGCATTCGGCTCCTTCTGTTTCACCGGATGGGTCCGGTTCCCCGAGTTCCCGCCGTACCACGCCACCCGATCCAGCTCACCGTACCGAGCCGTAGTCGTACCCGCCCGAGCAGCGTACTCCCACTCCGCCTCCGTCGGCAGACGCCCGCCAATCGCCGCGCAGTAACGTCGCGCCTCGTCCCAACTCACCTCCTCCACCGGAAGCTCATCGCCTTTGAAGCGGCTCGGGTCCGTCTTCATCACCTTCTTCCACGCCGCCTGCGTCACTTCCGATTCGCCCATCCAGAAGCTTCGTGTGATCTCCACCTCGTGCGCTGGAGACTCGTCGTCGTAACATTCCTTGTCGCCCTCCGAGCACCCCGTCCGGAACCGCCCCGCCGGAATCCGCCGGTAGGTGAGCCCGTCCACCGGATTCAGATACGACCCCGTTACGGGGATCACCTGAAAGCCATCGATGACCGTGTACGGCTCGAACCACCGTTCCACTCGGCCGCCCTCGGAGGCCAGCATGACGACGCCATCCGCATAGACGGTTTCGACCAGCCCATGCCGCTTCGCAACAATCCAGCCCGGACGGATGTCCCGTGGCGGCGCAGCCGCCCTCCCGTGCGGCACGTAGTTCAAGTCCGGAGAGCGCTCGCCGGTGAGCGCCGCCGCCTCCCGCAGAGCCCAGTCGGAAAGGCCTCCATCCCACAACCGGACTTGCTGGTCCACTGCAACCTGAGAGGCTGCGATCTCGAGCACCCGTTCCGTCAGGCCGGGCTCCGGCGTCAACAGACGAGTCGTTCTGGCCGGCGAGCCGAACCACTCCCCGGCCAGGAAGAGAAGCGTGCCCGCTGCCAAGGCGCCGATGAGAACCTTGGCCGGGCTCAAACCCCGGTCGGCCTTGCCCTCCCGGGAGAGCAGCCGCACGAGCAGGTTCGGAGCCCGCATCGCCAGATCGTCCGGAGAGCGGCCTGTGAGGAACCCAAGGAACACACGGTCCGTGAGCGGACCACCCTCCCCCTCGTGCACTTCCCTGCGGACGAACTCAAGATCCCCGCGGCCCTTGCGCCGGGGCGCGGCGCTGTTGAGCAGATCTTCGAGCGAAGTGAGAATGCGCCCCCTGAACTCTTTATCGATCCCGCCCACCAGGGGTTCGCGAAGCCACTCCGGCATACGGCTGTGCCGGAACCAGACCAGCCGGGTGAGCCGCGCCAGCATCTGCTCCTGGCGCGGCTTCTCCAGCAGATCGAGCGCCAGGTGCAGCGTCACGTTCCAGGCGAGCCCCGGGTAAACCGCGCAGGCGGCCAGGCACCGGTAGCCGTCATCCCCCAGGTAGCGCCGAAGCTGCGCACCCATCGCTTCGACGGCCTCCCGATCCATCGGG
Coding sequences within:
- a CDS encoding SUMF1/EgtB/PvdO family nonheme iron enzyme, yielding MDISVLIARLVEAGEWPSDPARLKTPLVPLLCSNPQEQKELHYRFDARFGPARTTPASPEDPAKTHWLPWAIGAAFVLAMLVAALLPPVKTTTIWNPGNGQGTKPEQPELPAPQSAKRDLRARVLNAIGGPLADATVYLPGGAKLTTGPDGRFVAPNMPADRPSRVLVVHAGYQPAYRALRPAGQPAAITLAAAQPRTPGNLPEFRRFPLALSFIPPALLLIAALVWLWRDLKRQAALRKWETNRLGLDPLSVGTRTEEHLLFTGPLVTRLAIGLRRRREQESTDLAVEATLRATAARAGLFTPVAATRHFAQEHLVLVERRSSRDQNTRLHNAFLDRLESREVFVDRYFYSGDPRLCEPKGSEHASLGVDELAAIHPDHALWIVAEPKRLIDTFTGRPAAWLSEFTRWPDRTLLVAGECSEEDREKLAEAGFRTAPATVAGMLALVEDEGQKPEGRRVRDAFPSLLERDELRWVDRHPMDREAVEAMGAQLRRYLGDDGYRCLAACAVYPGLAWNVTLHLALDLLEKPRQEQMLARLTRLVWFRHSRMPEWLREPLVGGIDKEFRGRILTSLEDLLNSAAPRRKGRGDLEFVRREVHEGEGGPLTDRVFLGFLTGRSPDDLAMRAPNLLVRLLSREGKADRGLSPAKVLIGALAAGTLLFLAGEWFGSPARTTRLLTPEPGLTERVLEIAASQVAVDQQVRLWDGGLSDWALREAAALTGERSPDLNYVPHGRAAAPPRDIRPGWIVAKRHGLVETVYADGVVMLASEGGRVERWFEPYTVIDGFQVIPVTGSYLNPVDGLTYRRIPAGRFRTGCSEGDKECYDDESPAHEVEITRSFWMGESEVTQAAWKKVMKTDPSRFKGDELPVEEVSWDEARRYCAAIGGRLPTEAEWEYAARAGTTTARYGELDRVAWYGGNSGNRTHPVKQKEPNAWGLYDMLGSVWEWVEDYWADSYQAGAARDPKGPQTGSRRVLRGGSWSNDPRIVRASYRYNGVGPVFRYNVLGFRCAGEFP